The Chryseolinea soli genome contains a region encoding:
- the rpsI gene encoding 30S ribosomal protein S9: protein MQIVNTIGRRKTSIARVYVKPGKGDIKINDRELKEYFLSEIHQTLVKQALAALKLEASYDVTVNVEGGGITGQAEAVRLGIARALVEISPENKPTLRKEGFMTRDSRMVERKKPGRRKARRRFQFSKR from the coding sequence ATGCAGATTGTTAACACCATCGGTAGAAGAAAGACCTCCATCGCACGGGTTTATGTAAAGCCGGGCAAAGGAGATATCAAAATAAACGACCGCGAGCTGAAGGAATATTTCCTTTCCGAAATTCACCAGACCCTGGTGAAACAAGCTTTGGCAGCATTGAAACTGGAGGCCAGCTACGATGTTACTGTGAATGTTGAAGGCGGTGGCATAACAGGACAGGCCGAAGCCGTGCGCTTAGGCATTGCGCGGGCGCTGGTAGAGATCAGCCCCGAAAACAAACCTACTCTCCGCAAGGAAGGCTTCATGACCCGCGACTCCCGTATGGTAGAGCGCAAGAAGCCGGGTAGAAGAAAAGCAAGAAGAAGATTCCAGTTTAGCAAGCGTTAA
- the rplM gene encoding 50S ribosomal protein L13, translated as MDHNSYKTAYATKATVEKGWVVVDANGQVLGRVASQIAHIIRGKHKASYSPHVDCGDNVIVINAEKVRMTGKKWTDRVLFTHSGYPGGQREHTPTMIRSKHPERLIEHAVRGMLPKNRLGSELYRSLHVYAGAEHPHTAQQPKEIKF; from the coding sequence ATGGATCATAATAGCTATAAAACAGCCTACGCAACCAAAGCCACAGTAGAAAAAGGCTGGGTCGTGGTTGATGCAAACGGTCAGGTTCTCGGTCGCGTAGCGAGCCAGATTGCCCACATCATTCGTGGAAAGCACAAAGCCAGCTACAGCCCGCACGTAGATTGCGGTGACAATGTTATCGTTATCAACGCCGAGAAAGTGAGAATGACTGGCAAGAAATGGACCGACCGCGTCCTGTTCACGCACTCGGGCTATCCCGGTGGACAACGTGAGCATACGCCCACAATGATCCGTTCCAAGCACCCTGAGCGCCTCATCGAACATGCCGTTCGCGGTATGCTCCCTAAGAACAGACTGGGCAGCGAGCTTTACAGAAGCCTCCACGTTTACGCCGGAGCAGAGCACCCTCACACAGCGCAACAACCAAAAGAAATAAAGTTCTGA
- a CDS encoding RluA family pseudouridine synthase → MKSSKIKFEEIILFEDDDFVVVNKPPFLSTLEDRHEKVNLLGLAREHVETAQVGHRLDKDTSGVLAIAKNPEAYRHLSIQFEKRRVSKVYHALVDGIHNFDHLLVDIPILKQDDGVVKLSRREGKPAQTYFTSLKPYKQHTLVECQPITGRMHQIRVHLASLNASISGDEMYGGKPFFLSQVKRGFNLKKDTDEQPFMKRMALHAFSLTFNDLSENEHRIEAPYPKDMYALMRQLDLNN, encoded by the coding sequence ATGAAATCGTCCAAAATAAAATTTGAAGAGATCATTCTTTTCGAGGATGACGACTTTGTGGTGGTAAATAAACCACCCTTTCTCTCCACGCTGGAAGACCGCCACGAGAAGGTGAACCTGTTGGGACTGGCCCGCGAACACGTGGAAACGGCGCAAGTAGGCCACCGCCTGGACAAGGACACGTCCGGCGTGCTGGCCATTGCCAAAAATCCGGAAGCCTATCGCCACCTGAGCATCCAGTTCGAAAAACGCCGGGTGTCGAAGGTCTACCATGCCCTGGTCGATGGCATCCACAACTTCGATCACCTGTTGGTGGATATTCCCATTTTAAAGCAGGACGACGGTGTGGTAAAGCTCAGCCGCCGCGAAGGCAAGCCCGCGCAGACCTATTTTACGTCGTTGAAGCCTTATAAGCAGCATACGCTGGTGGAATGCCAGCCCATTACGGGACGGATGCACCAGATCCGGGTGCATTTGGCCTCGCTGAACGCCTCCATCAGTGGCGACGAGATGTATGGCGGCAAGCCCTTTTTTCTTTCGCAGGTGAAACGGGGTTTTAATCTGAAAAAGGACACCGACGAGCAGCCCTTTATGAAAAGGATGGCTCTCCATGCGTTTTCGCTGACATTCAATGATTTATCAGAAAATGAGCACCGGATCGAGGCCCCTTATCCCAAGGACATGTATGCGTTGATGCGGCAATTGGACCTGAATAACTAG